The genomic region GTCCTCGGCCTCCCGGGTCAGGCAGTACAGGCCGATGATCATGTCCTGGGTGGGCATGGTGACCGGCTTGCCGTCGGCGGGCTTGAGGATGTTGTTGGTGGACAGCATCAGGATCCGGGCCTCGGCCTGGGCCTCAGCCGACAGCGGCAGGTGCACGGCCATCTGGTCGCCGTCGAAGTCGGCGTTGAACGCGGTGCAGACCAGCGGGTGGATCTGGATCGCCTTGCCTTCGACCAGCTGCGGCTCGAAGGCCTGGATGCCGAGCCGGTGCAGCGTCGGCGCGCGGTTGAGCAGCACCGGGTGCTCGGTGATGACCTCCTCCAGCACGTCCCAGACCACCGGCCTGGCGCGCTCCACCATCCGCTTGGCCGACTTGATGTTCTGCGCGTGGCTCAGGTCGACCAGCCGCTTCATGACGAACGGCTTGAACAGCTCCAGCGCCATCTCCTTGGGAAGACCGCACTGGTGCAGCTTGAGCTTCGGACCGACGACGATCACCGAACGCCCGGAGTAGTCCACCCGCTTGCCGAGCAGGTTCTGGCGGAACCGCCCCTGCTTGCCCTTCAGCATGTCGGACAGCGACTTGAGCGGCCGGTTGTTCGGCCCCGTGACGGGCCGGCCGCGGCGGCCGTTGTCGATCAGCGCGTCCACGGCCTCCTGCAGCATCCGCTTCTCGTTGCGCACGATGATCTCGGGCGCGCCGAGGTCCAGGAGGCGCTTGAGGCGGTTGTTGCGGTTGATGACGCGCCGGTAGAGGTCGTTGAGGTCGCTCGTTGCGAACCGGCCGCCGTCTAACTGCACCATCGGGCGGAGGTCCGGCGGAATCACGGGGACCACGTCCAGGATCATCCAATTCGGGCTGTTGCCGCTCTTCCGGAAGGCCTCCACGACTTCGAGCCGCTTGAGGATCTTCAGCCGCTTCTGGCCGCCAGCGGTCTTGAGTTCCGCGCGCAGCTTCTTGGCGGTCTGGTCGAGATTCAGCTTATGCAGCAGTTCCTTGATCGCCTCGGCGCCGATACCGACGCGGAACCCGGCGCCGTGCTTGTCCCGCAGTTCGCGGAAGTCGGCCTCGGTGAGGAGCTGGCCCCGGCTGAGCCCTTTGATCGTCCCGGGGTCGGTGACGACGTAGGCCGCAAAGTACACGACCCGCTCGAGCGCGCGGGGGGAGATGTCGAGCAGCAGACCGATCCGGCTCGGGACGCCCTTGAGGTACCAGATGTGGCACACCGGCGCGGCGAGCTCGATATGGCCCATCCGCTCCCGGCGCACCTTGGTCCGGGTGACTTCCACCCCGCACCGGTCGCAGGTGATCCCCTTGAACCGGATGCGCTTGTACTTGCCGCAGTGGCACTCCCAGTCCTTGGTCGGCCCAAAGATGCGCTCGCAGAACAGGCCGTCGCGCTCGGGCTTGAGCGTCCGGTAGTTGAGCGTCTCTGGCTTCTTCACCTCACCGCGCGACCGCTGCCGGATCTGGTCCGGCGAGGCCAGCGCGATTTTGACCGCGTTGAAGTTGTTGACGTCCTGCATGATCTTTCGTATGCCTCCCACATCATGCATTTCTGCCCACGAGCCATACCTTTACAAACCGGGACGGGGGGATTCGCCGGGATTTCCATTTGGGTCCCCCCCGACTGCCCTCAGTATACACTTGATACACTTGACCACTTTCCATTTGGAAGGTTCCAGTAAATAGATGACACTTTGATTCGGGGTGCCGGCGAGACGGGTTCGGACCGGGGGTGTGATCGTGGGTGGCGAATCGGGCACGAGAGGGGTACACGTCGGGCTCATGTAATAGGAGACCGTGCCTGGGCTCAAATGAGACAGGTCTCACGGCGCGCAGCGTTCTCGTGTCGTCCCCGTAGAGGCGGTGGGGAGCGAGTCCGAGGAGGTACGTCGCCTCGCGGAATCCTCTGGACTCGGTATCGATGCCCTCCTGGAACACCTTAGGAGACGGCACCCCTAAGCAACAAATTGTTGGCTAGGACCACAGCCCCCATAGAATCGGCTTACAGTCATAGGCGGTGTTCTATGCCGGGCGTTCGCGCAAAGGCAGGGTTACCGTGGCCGGTCAACGGTACCTACGTCTGCGACAAGTGCCGCACGAAACTGATCGGCAGGGCCGGCGTGATCGCGACGCGTTGCGCGGCTCTCCGTGGCGACCAGGGCCGGTCCTGCAACTGTGCCTATTTTGTTCTCGCCGAAGACCCTCGCCCCGTTGACGGTTCGACCGGCTCGTCGTCCCATAAGTCCTGCCGCGTCGAGTAACTCGACCGCGATCGGTGATCATGGCGAGTCCGGATCCGTCCTTCTTTCGCGTCCAGCTGGGTAGTCCGTAGTCGGCGCAGTAGCATAGAGGAACACGGGTACTGCCCGCACTGCGCTCGCGCGCTGTTCAAGGTTATCGGGCGGAGTTTCTAGCTCGGACGGACCGCGGGGCAGGAGCCCCGGGGTCGAAAGGGACGCCGGATGAAGATTCACCGAGGCCGCATCGCCCAATACAGGCACGATCAGCTTCTGCGGCAGTATCTCAAGCAGAACCTCACCGAGATCTTCCGGCAGAAAGAGCTGATTATCGACGGAAAGGTGAAGACACAGATCGTCACCCTGGATCTTCCCACGCTCAAGTTCGGAGAGGAATCGCAGTTTCTGGCCCAGGGGGCCGGCCGCGGGGGCGGGGCCGGCGGAGGAACGGACCAGATCCAGGCGCTGGGAGGGCTCGTGGGGGGCGATCACCACGGGAAGGAACTGCACGTCGAGCTGGATTTCGACGAGTTCGTCAAGCTGGCTCAGGAGGTGCTCCTCGAGGAACTTCGCCTCCCAACATGTCATGAGCCCGCCTGCAGCGGGGAGGTGGAGAGCCAGGACCTCCCGGAGCTCGATGATCTCGACCGGATCGGGCTGCACTCGGACCTGAACCTGGAGGAGACGATGGTCCAGAGCCTCCTGCGCAATGCCCGCGAGCGGTCGGTCCTGGATTACGATGTCGATGTGCAGCAGGACGCCTGGTATTTTATCGAGGATCCGGCGACCCTCCAGAACACCCGGTCGGTGGAGATCTACGTTCTCGACATCTCCGGCTCGATGGGGGGAGAATACCTCTCCCTCGTCCGCAAGACGATTTTCATCCTCTGGCACTACCTCGAGCACCGGTACCCCACGAACCTCCGCCGGTACGTCGTGTTTCAGGACGTGGCGGAGGAGAAACCCCGCGACGAGTTCTTCTGCATGGAGTCCAGCGGCGGGACGCACATCAGCACCGGGTTCGAGAAGGCGGCGCAACTGCTCGAGGGCGTGACGGAGTATGACAAGTTCCTCTTCATGTTCACGGACGGGGACACGAGTTCCGGGGACTTTGGCCTGGCCAAAAAGCGGTACGATGAGGCGCTGGCGGCGTTCGACCTCGTGAGCTACGGCCACGTGAACCCCGGGGGCCGCGGGATCGGCGGGTTCAGCGCGTACGTCCAGGAGGCCGCCACGACGCGCGAGGGCTCCGTGTTCGCCAACCTCGTCGACCTCGAGACGATCCGGGGGGCGATCAAGGACTTCCTCTCGTTCTTCGATACCCGCGCCACCCGGCGTCACGCCGGGGCATCCCCGTAGCGA from bacterium harbors:
- a CDS encoding DNA-directed RNA polymerase subunit beta', with the translated sequence MQDVNNFNAVKIALASPDQIRQRSRGEVKKPETLNYRTLKPERDGLFCERIFGPTKDWECHCGKYKRIRFKGITCDRCGVEVTRTKVRRERMGHIELAAPVCHIWYLKGVPSRIGLLLDISPRALERVVYFAAYVVTDPGTIKGLSRGQLLTEADFRELRDKHGAGFRVGIGAEAIKELLHKLNLDQTAKKLRAELKTAGGQKRLKILKRLEVVEAFRKSGNSPNWMILDVVPVIPPDLRPMVQLDGGRFATSDLNDLYRRVINRNNRLKRLLDLGAPEIIVRNEKRMLQEAVDALIDNGRRGRPVTGPNNRPLKSLSDMLKGKQGRFRQNLLGKRVDYSGRSVIVVGPKLKLHQCGLPKEMALELFKPFVMKRLVDLSHAQNIKSAKRMVERARPVVWDVLEEVITEHPVLLNRAPTLHRLGIQAFEPQLVEGKAIQIHPLVCTAFNADFDGDQMAVHLPLSAEAQAEARILMLSTNNILKPADGKPVTMPTQDMIIGLYCLTREAED
- a CDS encoding DUF444 family protein, with the translated sequence MKIHRGRIAQYRHDQLLRQYLKQNLTEIFRQKELIIDGKVKTQIVTLDLPTLKFGEESQFLAQGAGRGGGAGGGTDQIQALGGLVGGDHHGKELHVELDFDEFVKLAQEVLLEELRLPTCHEPACSGEVESQDLPELDDLDRIGLHSDLNLEETMVQSLLRNARERSVLDYDVDVQQDAWYFIEDPATLQNTRSVEIYVLDISGSMGGEYLSLVRKTIFILWHYLEHRYPTNLRRYVVFQDVAEEKPRDEFFCMESSGGTHISTGFEKAAQLLEGVTEYDKFLFMFTDGDTSSGDFGLAKKRYDEALAAFDLVSYGHVNPGGRGIGGFSAYVQEAATTREGSVFANLVDLETIRGAIKDFLSFFDTRATRRHAGASP